The segment ACTCAAAGAAGTCTATATACTACCTGAAAGACTCGGGATTTTAATCATGTTCAAGACACTTATTGCCATTAATTTTATATTGATTCTAGTCAGCCTGATATCAGGCATTTTTTTCCTCGCCAAAGATGGCGATCAATCCACAAGGGTTGTCGTATCATTAACACTAAGAGTCATTCTTTCATTTAGCCTGGTCATCATGCTCATTGCAGGC is part of the Gammaproteobacteria bacterium genome and harbors:
- a CDS encoding twin transmembrane helix small protein — its product is MMFKTLIAINFILILVSLISGIFFLAKDGDQSTRVVVSLTLRVILSFSLVIMLIAGWYFGEITPHGL